From Hartmannibacter diazotrophicus, a single genomic window includes:
- the accB gene encoding acetyl-CoA carboxylase biotin carboxyl carrier protein, with protein MAKTNIDQTAIRQLAKILKETDLSEIEVEQEGLRIRVARTVIATAQVASPAPVAMVSPPPPAAVAPAPAPAAASDPASNPGAVTSPMVGTCYLAPEPGARTFVTVGDTVRAGQTLLIIEAMKHMNQIPAPRAGKVTAILIDDGQPVEYGEVLVVIE; from the coding sequence ATGGCCAAAACCAACATCGACCAGACCGCCATCCGGCAGCTTGCGAAAATTCTCAAGGAGACCGACCTCTCCGAGATCGAAGTCGAACAGGAGGGGCTGCGCATCCGCGTCGCGCGCACGGTCATCGCGACCGCGCAGGTCGCGTCGCCGGCTCCGGTGGCCATGGTTTCGCCTCCGCCGCCCGCCGCCGTGGCACCGGCGCCCGCTCCGGCCGCAGCCAGCGATCCGGCAAGCAACCCCGGCGCCGTCACTTCGCCGATGGTGGGCACCTGCTATCTGGCACCGGAACCCGGCGCACGGACCTTCGTGACCGTCGGCGACACGGTTCGCGCCGGCCAGACGCTGCTGATCATCGAGGCGATGAAGCACATGAACCAGATCCCCGCGCCCCGCGCGGGCAAGGTGACCGCCATCCTCATCGATGACGGACAGCCGGTGGAATATGGCGAAGTGCTGGTCGTAATCGAATAA
- the accC gene encoding acetyl-CoA carboxylase biotin carboxylase subunit, giving the protein MFNKILIANRGEIALRVLRACKELGIETVAVHSTADANAMHVRLADESVCIGPPAARDSYLNMPEILAACEITGADAVHPGYGFLSENARFAEILSAHNIAFIGPSAEHIRIMGDKIEAKATARRLGIPVVPGSDGAVTNDEDAHRIGAEIGYPVLVKAAAGGGGRGMRVARSEEEMSSALSAARSEAKNAFGDDSVYIEKYLGKPRHIEIQILGDGKGNAIHIGERDCSLQRRHQKVWEEALSPALNQEQRDRIGSICANAMAELKYSGVGTIEFLYENGEFYFIEMNTRLQVEHPVTEMITGIDLVNEQIKVASGATLTIQQSDVTFNGHAIECRINAENPSTFAPSPGRITYYHPPGGLGVRVDSGVYQGYMIPPNYDSLIGKLIVHGRTRVECLMRLRRCLDEFVVDGIQTTIPLFRGLIENQDIANGLYDIHWLEKYLATNPELPD; this is encoded by the coding sequence ATGTTCAACAAGATCCTGATCGCCAACCGAGGTGAAATCGCGCTGCGCGTCCTGCGCGCCTGCAAGGAGCTCGGCATCGAGACGGTGGCCGTTCATTCGACCGCCGACGCCAATGCCATGCATGTGCGCCTTGCGGACGAATCGGTCTGTATCGGACCGCCGGCCGCCCGCGACAGCTACCTGAACATGCCGGAAATCCTCGCCGCCTGCGAGATCACGGGCGCCGACGCCGTGCACCCCGGCTACGGATTCCTGTCCGAGAACGCCCGCTTTGCGGAGATTCTCAGCGCGCACAACATCGCCTTCATCGGTCCGAGCGCGGAACATATCCGCATCATGGGCGACAAGATCGAGGCCAAGGCGACCGCAAGGCGCCTCGGTATTCCGGTCGTTCCCGGCTCGGACGGCGCGGTGACCAACGACGAGGACGCTCATCGCATCGGCGCCGAGATCGGCTATCCGGTTCTCGTGAAGGCGGCAGCCGGCGGCGGCGGCCGCGGCATGCGCGTTGCCCGCAGCGAAGAGGAAATGTCGTCAGCGCTGTCGGCGGCCCGCTCGGAAGCCAAGAACGCCTTCGGTGACGATTCGGTCTATATCGAGAAGTATCTCGGCAAGCCGCGCCACATCGAGATCCAGATCCTCGGCGACGGCAAGGGCAACGCCATCCATATCGGTGAGCGCGACTGTTCGCTGCAGCGCCGGCACCAGAAGGTCTGGGAGGAAGCGCTCTCGCCTGCCCTCAATCAGGAGCAGCGCGACCGCATCGGTTCGATCTGCGCCAATGCCATGGCCGAGCTGAAATACTCCGGCGTCGGCACGATCGAGTTCCTCTATGAGAACGGCGAGTTCTATTTCATCGAGATGAACACCCGCCTGCAGGTCGAGCATCCGGTGACCGAGATGATCACCGGCATCGACCTCGTCAACGAGCAGATCAAGGTGGCATCTGGCGCAACGCTGACCATCCAGCAGAGCGACGTGACTTTCAACGGTCATGCCATCGAATGCCGGATCAATGCCGAGAATCCGTCGACGTTCGCCCCCTCGCCCGGTCGCATCACCTACTACCACCCCCCGGGCGGGCTTGGTGTGCGCGTCGATTCGGGTGTTTATCAGGGCTATATGATCCCGCCGAACTACGACAGCTTGATCGGCAAGCTGATCGTCCACGGCCGCACACGTGTCGAATGCCTGATGCGGCTCAGGCGGTGTCTCGACGAGTTCGTCGTCGACGGCATCCAGACGACGATCCCGCTGTTCCGTGGCCTGATCGAGAATCAGGACATCGCCAACGGCCTCTACGACATCCACTGGCTGGAAAAGTATCTGGCGACGAATCCGGAACTGCCCGATTGA
- the aat gene encoding leucyl/phenylalanyl-tRNA--protein transferase — protein MARGEDRSFEITVEMLLKAYACGIFPMAESAEDPSLFWIEPEERGVLPLDSFHLPKRLARTVRADHFQVRIDSDFKGVIDGCAAPAPGRQTTWINDRIRALYASLFEAGHAHTVESWREGKLVGGLYGVSLGGAFFGESMFSRETDASKVALVHLVARLRAGGYRLLDTQFVTSHLARFGAIEIRRSAYRKRLGDALTTEGDFFALGTEISGAEALTWIAPGT, from the coding sequence TTGGCGCGCGGCGAAGACCGAAGCTTCGAGATCACCGTGGAAATGCTGCTCAAGGCCTACGCCTGCGGCATCTTTCCGATGGCCGAGAGCGCGGAGGACCCGAGCCTCTTCTGGATCGAACCGGAGGAACGCGGGGTCCTTCCCCTCGACAGCTTCCACTTGCCGAAGCGGCTCGCACGCACTGTCCGGGCCGATCATTTCCAGGTCCGGATCGACTCCGATTTCAAGGGCGTCATCGACGGCTGCGCCGCGCCTGCGCCCGGCCGGCAGACGACGTGGATCAACGACCGCATCCGTGCTCTCTACGCCAGCCTGTTCGAAGCGGGCCACGCCCATACGGTGGAAAGTTGGCGCGAGGGCAAGCTCGTCGGCGGCCTCTACGGCGTCTCGCTCGGCGGAGCCTTCTTCGGCGAGAGCATGTTTTCGCGTGAGACCGACGCCTCGAAGGTCGCGCTCGTCCACCTCGTCGCACGGCTGAGGGCCGGAGGCTACCGGCTGCTCGACACGCAGTTCGTGACCAGCCATCTCGCCCGCTTCGGCGCCATCGAGATCAGGCGCTCGGCCTACCGCAAGCGTCTTGGCGACGCGCTGACGACGGAGGGGGACTTCTTCGCCCTCGGAACCGAGATCAGCGGCGCCGAGGCGCTGACATGGATTGCCCCCGGCACCTGA
- a CDS encoding L,D-transpeptidase, translating into MRTSSLFLSGLLTAAAVFSLSSTGAQAIETGGAVWRIPNAIHSTTKAQRSMESPISKEVVDYSSKYSKGTIVVNTAERRLYYVLGDGKAIKYGIGVGRPGFTWSGTHTVTRKAEWPGWTPPPRMRTRQPDLPYHMAGGPDNPLGARAMYIGSTIYRIHGTAEPWTIGQAVSSGCIRMANNDVVDLYERVNVGTRVVVEH; encoded by the coding sequence ATGCGCACCTCGTCTCTTTTCCTGTCCGGCCTCCTGACGGCGGCCGCAGTGTTTTCCCTTTCCTCCACTGGCGCCCAGGCGATCGAAACCGGTGGCGCTGTCTGGCGGATTCCCAACGCCATTCACTCCACGACCAAAGCCCAGCGTTCGATGGAATCGCCGATCAGCAAGGAAGTCGTCGATTACAGCAGCAAGTACAGCAAGGGCACCATCGTGGTGAACACGGCGGAGCGCCGGCTCTACTACGTGCTCGGCGACGGCAAGGCGATCAAATACGGCATCGGCGTCGGCCGTCCGGGCTTCACCTGGTCCGGCACGCACACCGTGACCCGCAAGGCCGAGTGGCCGGGCTGGACCCCGCCGCCGCGCATGCGCACCCGCCAGCCGGACCTGCCCTATCACATGGCCGGCGGCCCGGATAATCCGCTTGGTGCCCGCGCCATGTATATCGGCTCGACGATCTACCGCATTCATGGCACCGCTGAGCCGTGGACGATCGGCCAGGCCGTTTCGTCCGGCTGCATCCGCATGGCCAACAACGACGTCGTCGACCTCTACGAGCGCGTCAACGTCGGCACCCGGGTCGTCGTCGAGCACTGA
- a CDS encoding pyridoxal phosphate-dependent aminotransferase → MPVKLSRRSAVEPFRAMDVMSSAFALERAGRSIIHMEVGEPGAPTPRAVREAAEAALRNGRIAYTEALGQPALRARIARHYGEAYGIDLAPERIVVTTGSSGGFNLAFLALFDVGDRIGLPTPGYPAYRNILKALGLEVVEIPTTVESRWAITPQMLQEAETGGKLKGLIVASPNNPTGTMMRPEDLKALVDACEAGDIRLIMDEIYHGLVYDFPTATALQFSDDVIVVNSFSKYYCMTGWRIGWMVVPAEISRAFECLAQNLSISVNSLSQRAAIAAFDAKEELEEVKAGYAANRALLLEGLPKVGLDDLLPVDGAFYVYANVRRFTNDSMDFAQRMLNEAGVAATPGIDFDTARGEAYLRFSFAGTTADMAEAVERIGRWLK, encoded by the coding sequence ATGCCCGTAAAGCTTTCCAGGCGCAGTGCCGTCGAACCCTTCCGCGCGATGGACGTGATGTCGTCCGCCTTTGCGCTGGAGCGCGCCGGCCGCAGCATCATCCACATGGAAGTGGGCGAACCCGGGGCGCCGACGCCCCGCGCCGTACGCGAGGCGGCGGAAGCGGCCTTGCGCAACGGACGCATCGCCTACACCGAAGCGCTCGGTCAGCCGGCGCTTCGTGCCCGCATCGCCCGGCACTACGGCGAAGCCTACGGCATCGATCTGGCGCCCGAACGGATCGTCGTCACGACCGGCTCGTCCGGTGGCTTCAATCTCGCCTTTCTCGCGCTCTTCGACGTCGGCGACCGGATCGGTCTTCCGACGCCGGGCTATCCTGCCTATCGCAACATCCTGAAGGCGCTGGGTCTTGAGGTCGTCGAGATCCCCACAACCGTGGAAAGTCGCTGGGCGATCACGCCGCAGATGCTTCAGGAGGCCGAGACGGGAGGCAAGCTGAAAGGCCTGATCGTTGCCAGTCCCAACAATCCGACCGGCACGATGATGAGGCCCGAAGACCTGAAGGCGCTGGTCGACGCCTGCGAGGCCGGCGATATTCGCCTGATCATGGACGAGATCTACCACGGCCTCGTCTATGACTTCCCGACGGCGACCGCGTTGCAATTCTCCGACGACGTCATCGTCGTCAACAGCTTCTCCAAATACTACTGCATGACCGGCTGGCGCATCGGCTGGATGGTCGTGCCGGCGGAAATTTCGCGCGCCTTCGAGTGCCTCGCGCAGAACCTCTCGATCTCGGTCAACTCTCTGTCGCAGCGGGCGGCCATCGCCGCCTTCGATGCGAAGGAGGAACTGGAGGAGGTCAAGGCCGGCTATGCCGCCAACAGGGCGCTTCTTCTGGAAGGGCTGCCGAAGGTCGGGCTCGATGATCTCCTGCCAGTCGACGGCGCCTTCTACGTCTATGCCAATGTCCGCCGTTTCACCAACGACAGCATGGACTTCGCACAGCGCATGCTGAACGAGGCCGGCGTTGCCGCAACGCCCGGCATCGACTTCGATACCGCGCGCGGAGAAGCCTACCTACGCTTTTCCTTCGCCGGCACGACGGCCGACATGGCCGAGGCGGTCGAACGGATCGGCCGCTGGCTTAAATAA
- a CDS encoding DsbA family protein — protein sequence MTLPFFLRSAALAAAAMALVGATALPAAAQDISTADKTAIEQIVHDYLIAHPEVIQEALAELDRRQTEAENAKRADSVAEASDVLFNSPRQVVLGNPDAKVALVEFFDYNCGYCKRALGDMQAILKDDKDVKIILKEFPILGPGSVEAAKVAVAVNLIAPEKYGEFHNILLGGRGQADEAKALDAAEEAGLDRDAVKARTSDPEVGKTLEEAYQVAQKLGLSGTPTYVIGQEIVFGAVGLDELQSKIQDMRTCGKATC from the coding sequence ATGACGCTTCCGTTCTTTCTCCGCTCCGCCGCTCTTGCCGCCGCCGCGATGGCGCTGGTCGGCGCCACGGCCCTTCCCGCTGCGGCACAGGACATTTCGACGGCGGACAAGACCGCGATCGAGCAGATCGTGCACGACTACCTGATCGCGCATCCGGAGGTCATCCAGGAAGCCCTCGCCGAACTCGACCGCCGGCAGACGGAGGCCGAGAACGCCAAGCGTGCCGATTCCGTCGCCGAAGCCAGCGACGTTCTCTTCAATTCGCCGCGCCAGGTCGTCCTCGGCAATCCCGATGCCAAGGTCGCCCTCGTCGAGTTCTTCGACTACAACTGCGGCTACTGCAAGCGCGCCCTCGGGGACATGCAGGCGATCCTGAAGGACGACAAGGACGTCAAGATCATCCTGAAGGAATTCCCGATTCTCGGACCGGGCTCGGTCGAGGCGGCCAAGGTGGCCGTGGCGGTGAACCTCATCGCGCCGGAAAAATACGGCGAGTTCCACAACATCCTGCTTGGCGGACGCGGCCAGGCGGATGAGGCCAAGGCCCTCGATGCGGCCGAGGAAGCCGGCCTCGACCGGGACGCGGTGAAGGCCCGCACCTCCGATCCGGAGGTCGGCAAGACGCTCGAGGAAGCCTATCAGGTCGCCCAGAAGCTCGGTCTTTCCGGGACCCCCACCTACGTCATCGGCCAGGAGATCGTCTTCGGCGCCGTCGGGCTCGACGAGCTTCAGAGCAAGATCCAGGACATGCGCACCTGCGGTAAGGCGACCTGCTGA
- a CDS encoding M48 family metalloprotease, with protein sequence MAITLVKRLVVVSMSLALVVSQVLPATAVEKSSRSIPLVRDAEAEALIADYARPLLKVAGLGSSNVDIRIVNDERFNAFVADNRHIFVTSGAIMDTRTPNELIGILAHEIGHLAGGHLAQLREELKNARIMAIIGALGGVAAGVAGGSGQGAVAGALAGQQFAQRSVLAYQRGQEQSADSAAFTYLSKTHQSGSGMISVFERLSSQDLFASRYGDPYMRSHPMASDRLSHAESVARKSKYFNAKDDPAFVARHELVRAKFIAFVDSPQKVAKVYPKSDDSLPAAYAQAILAYRIGSPTDALAKVDGLIKRQPKNPWFHELKGQILIETGKPGASIGPYQTAVSLAPSSGYLKVMLGHAQVASGNDKYLNDAIANLRKGLADDPDAAIGYRQLGIAYARSGNIPLADLATAEGYLAAGDITSARQYAARAREALKRGTPAWLRAEDIVNQSPRRP encoded by the coding sequence ATGGCAATCACACTGGTCAAGCGCCTCGTCGTCGTCAGCATGTCGCTGGCGCTCGTCGTTTCTCAGGTTCTGCCTGCCACAGCCGTTGAAAAGAGCAGCCGCTCCATCCCGCTTGTCCGCGACGCGGAGGCGGAAGCCCTCATCGCCGACTATGCCCGTCCGCTGCTCAAGGTCGCCGGGCTCGGCAGTTCCAATGTCGACATCCGGATCGTCAACGACGAGCGATTCAATGCCTTCGTCGCCGACAACCGCCACATCTTCGTGACGTCGGGCGCGATCATGGACACCCGGACGCCGAACGAACTGATCGGCATCCTTGCCCATGAGATCGGGCATCTTGCCGGCGGTCATCTGGCGCAGCTTCGCGAGGAACTGAAGAACGCCCGCATCATGGCGATCATCGGCGCGCTCGGGGGCGTTGCGGCGGGTGTTGCCGGCGGCAGCGGCCAGGGGGCCGTCGCGGGCGCGCTCGCCGGCCAGCAATTCGCCCAGCGCAGCGTCCTTGCCTATCAGCGCGGGCAGGAACAGTCGGCCGACAGTGCCGCCTTCACGTATCTTTCCAAGACGCACCAGTCCGGCAGCGGAATGATCTCGGTCTTCGAACGTCTTTCGAGCCAGGACCTGTTCGCCTCGCGCTATGGCGATCCCTATATGCGCAGCCACCCGATGGCCTCCGACCGGCTCTCCCACGCCGAATCCGTTGCCCGCAAGTCGAAATATTTCAACGCCAAGGACGATCCGGCATTCGTGGCGCGGCATGAACTGGTGCGGGCGAAGTTCATCGCCTTCGTGGACAGCCCGCAGAAGGTCGCGAAGGTCTATCCGAAGTCGGACGACAGCCTGCCCGCCGCTTACGCGCAGGCCATCCTCGCCTACCGGATCGGCAGCCCGACGGACGCACTCGCCAAGGTCGACGGCCTGATCAAGCGCCAGCCGAAAAACCCCTGGTTCCACGAGCTCAAGGGCCAGATCCTGATCGAGACGGGCAAGCCCGGCGCCAGCATCGGCCCGTACCAGACGGCTGTCTCCCTGGCGCCGAGCTCCGGATACCTCAAGGTCATGCTCGGCCATGCCCAGGTTGCCAGCGGCAACGACAAATACCTCAATGACGCCATCGCCAATCTGCGCAAGGGCCTTGCCGACGATCCCGACGCGGCCATCGGCTACCGTCAGCTCGGGATCGCCTATGCGCGGTCGGGCAACATTCCGCTGGCGGACCTTGCCACCGCCGAAGGCTATCTGGCGGCCGGCGACATCACGTCGGCGAGGCAGTATGCGGCGCGGGCGCGCGAAGCGCTCAAACGAGGAACGCCGGCCTGGCTGCGCGCGGAGGACATCGTGAACCAGTCGCCGCGACGGCCTTGA
- a CDS encoding nucleoside hydrolase, with translation MMAKRSIIIDTDPGQDDAIAIALAVASPDELEILGLSIVAGNVPLKRTVDNGLKVLELCGRPDIPVHAGADRPLLEALVTAEHVHGETGLNGVDLPDPAMPVADKHAVDFLIDTIMEHPEKSITICALGPLTNIAVALAREPRIGPRLDQIVLMGGAMAEGGNITPSAEFNIYVDPQAAALVFRSGIPLVVLPLDVTHKAPTTPERIARFAALDNRCGPAYAGLLDFAKRFDEEKYGSVGGPLHDPMTVAWLLRPDIFKGRHVNVEIETSSPLTRGMTVVDWWDVTDRLPNALFIREVDDEAFFDLLVSRFASLP, from the coding sequence ATCATGGCCAAGCGCAGCATCATCATCGACACCGATCCGGGACAGGACGACGCCATCGCCATCGCCCTGGCGGTTGCCTCGCCGGACGAACTGGAAATCCTCGGCCTCAGCATCGTTGCCGGCAACGTCCCTCTGAAGCGGACGGTGGACAACGGCCTGAAGGTCCTCGAACTCTGCGGCCGGCCCGACATCCCGGTCCACGCCGGCGCCGATCGTCCGTTGCTCGAGGCGCTGGTCACCGCCGAGCATGTTCACGGCGAGACCGGTCTCAACGGCGTCGACCTGCCGGACCCGGCGATGCCGGTCGCCGACAAGCATGCGGTCGACTTCCTGATCGACACGATCATGGAGCATCCCGAGAAGTCGATCACCATCTGCGCGCTCGGCCCGCTCACCAACATCGCCGTGGCGCTTGCGCGCGAGCCGCGCATCGGACCGCGGCTCGACCAGATCGTGCTGATGGGCGGCGCGATGGCGGAAGGGGGCAACATCACGCCCTCGGCCGAGTTCAACATCTATGTCGACCCGCAGGCGGCGGCGCTCGTCTTCAGGTCGGGCATTCCGCTGGTCGTGCTGCCGCTCGACGTGACCCACAAGGCGCCGACGACGCCGGAGCGCATCGCCCGATTCGCCGCGCTCGATAATCGCTGCGGTCCGGCCTATGCCGGCCTGCTCGATTTCGCCAAGCGCTTCGACGAGGAAAAATACGGTAGCGTCGGCGGGCCCTTGCACGATCCGATGACGGTCGCCTGGCTGCTGCGGCCGGATATATTCAAGGGCCGTCACGTCAACGTCGAGATCGAGACCTCAAGTCCGCTCACCCGCGGAATGACGGTCGTCGACTGGTGGGATGTCACGGATCGTCTGCCGAACGCGCTCTTCATCCGCGAGGTCGACGACGAGGCATTCTTCGACCTGCTTGTGTCGCGGTTTGCGAGCCTGCCCTGA
- a CDS encoding fumarate hydratase — translation MNAPILSEANKGLFPLGPDTTEYRKLSGDFVSVAEFEGEEILKVDPEGIRLLSEAAFADINHLLRPAHLEQLAKILEDPEATDNDRFVAYDLMKNANISAGGILPMCQDTGTAIVMAKKGRRVFTKGGDEAAISKGVLDAYEKKNLRYSQLAPLSMFEEKNTRNNLPAQIDIYEEGEDAYKFLFIAKGGGSANKTFLFQGTPSLLTHDRLVDFIKEKILTLGTAACPPYHLAIVVGGTSAEMNLKTVKLASTKYLDELPTSGSDDGHAFRDLALEEEIFKATQATGVGAQFGGKYFCHDVRVIRLPRHGASLPIGIGVSCSADRQAKGKITRDGIFLERLEANPAKYMPEIDESHLGGDVVKIDLTKPMSEILATLSKYPVKTRLSLSGPIIVARDLAHAKLRERLESGGELPDYFKNHPIYYAGPAKTPTGYASGSFGPTTAGRMDSYVDQFQSYGGSMVMLAKGNRSKAVRDACAKHGGFYLGSIGGPAARLAQDCIKKVEVVEFAELGMEAIWRIEVEDFPAFIVIDDKGNDFFKELNLG, via the coding sequence ATGAATGCGCCCATCCTTTCCGAGGCGAACAAGGGACTTTTCCCGCTGGGACCCGATACGACCGAGTACCGGAAGCTTTCCGGCGATTTCGTCTCGGTGGCCGAGTTCGAGGGCGAGGAAATCCTGAAGGTCGATCCGGAGGGCATCCGCCTCCTTTCCGAAGCGGCCTTCGCGGATATCAACCATCTGCTGCGTCCCGCTCATCTGGAGCAACTGGCGAAGATTCTGGAAGATCCGGAAGCGACCGACAACGACCGCTTCGTTGCCTACGACCTCATGAAGAACGCCAACATCTCCGCCGGCGGCATCCTGCCGATGTGCCAGGACACCGGAACGGCGATCGTCATGGCCAAGAAGGGCCGTCGCGTCTTCACCAAGGGCGGCGACGAGGCCGCGATCTCCAAGGGCGTGCTCGACGCCTATGAGAAGAAGAACCTGCGCTATTCGCAGCTCGCACCGCTGTCGATGTTCGAGGAAAAGAACACCCGCAACAACCTGCCGGCCCAGATCGACATCTATGAAGAGGGCGAGGACGCCTACAAGTTCCTGTTCATCGCCAAGGGCGGCGGATCGGCCAACAAGACCTTCCTGTTCCAGGGGACGCCCTCGCTGCTGACGCACGACCGGCTGGTCGACTTCATCAAGGAAAAGATCCTCACCCTCGGAACGGCCGCCTGCCCGCCCTATCATCTTGCCATCGTCGTCGGCGGAACATCGGCGGAGATGAACCTGAAGACCGTCAAACTCGCCTCGACAAAATATCTCGACGAGTTGCCGACGTCGGGTTCCGACGACGGCCATGCCTTCCGCGACCTCGCCCTTGAAGAGGAGATCTTCAAGGCGACGCAGGCGACCGGGGTCGGCGCGCAGTTTGGCGGCAAGTATTTCTGCCACGACGTCAGGGTCATCCGCCTGCCCCGCCATGGCGCGTCGCTGCCGATCGGCATCGGCGTTTCGTGCTCCGCCGACCGTCAGGCCAAGGGCAAGATCACCAGGGACGGCATCTTCCTGGAACGCCTCGAGGCAAACCCCGCCAAATACATGCCGGAGATCGACGAGAGCCATCTCGGCGGCGACGTGGTGAAGATCGATCTCACGAAGCCGATGAGCGAAATCCTCGCCACGCTGTCGAAATACCCTGTGAAGACGCGCCTGTCGCTCAGCGGGCCGATCATCGTCGCGCGCGACCTTGCCCACGCCAAGCTGCGCGAGAGACTGGAAAGCGGCGGCGAGCTTCCCGACTATTTCAAGAACCACCCGATCTACTATGCCGGCCCGGCAAAGACGCCGACTGGCTATGCCTCAGGCTCCTTCGGTCCGACGACCGCCGGACGCATGGATTCCTATGTCGATCAGTTCCAGTCCTACGGCGGCTCGATGGTGATGCTGGCCAAGGGCAACCGCTCCAAGGCCGTCCGGGACGCCTGCGCCAAGCACGGAGGCTTCTATCTCGGCTCGATCGGCGGACCCGCCGCCCGGCTTGCGCAGGACTGCATCAAGAAGGTCGAGGTGGTCGAATTCGCCGAGCTCGGGATGGAAGCCATCTGGCGAATCGAGGTCGAAGATTTTCCGGCCTTCATCGTGATCGACGACAAAGGCAACGATTTCTTCAAGGAATTGAACCTAGGATAG
- a CDS encoding gamma carbonic anhydrase family protein: protein MPIYTLDGIAPTLAPEGCWVAPCATLVGRIVLEADASVWFGCVLRGDNEEIRIGRGSNVQDVCVLHTDMGFPLTIGPNCTVGHRAILHGCTIGENSLIGMGATLLNGAKIGKNCLIGANSLIPEGKEIPDNSLVMGMPGKVVRQIDEAAAERMRKTSEGYVRNWKRFRDGMKPV from the coding sequence ATGCCGATCTACACACTCGATGGAATAGCGCCGACGCTGGCGCCGGAAGGCTGCTGGGTGGCGCCCTGCGCGACGCTTGTCGGTCGCATCGTGCTCGAGGCGGACGCCAGCGTCTGGTTCGGCTGCGTTCTTCGCGGCGACAATGAGGAAATCCGCATCGGTCGCGGATCGAATGTGCAGGACGTCTGCGTTCTCCACACGGATATGGGCTTTCCGCTCACGATCGGCCCGAATTGCACGGTGGGCCACCGGGCCATCCTGCATGGCTGCACCATCGGCGAGAATTCGCTGATCGGCATGGGGGCGACCCTCCTCAATGGCGCGAAAATCGGAAAAAACTGCCTGATCGGCGCCAATTCCCTCATTCCCGAGGGCAAGGAAATTCCCGACAATTCCCTCGTCATGGGCATGCCGGGAAAGGTCGTCCGTCAGATCGACGAGGCCGCCGCCGAGCGCATGCGCAAGACATCGGAGGGCTATGTGCGCAACTGGAAACGGTTCCGCGATGGCATGAAGCCGGTCTGA
- a CDS encoding transglutaminase-like cysteine peptidase, which yields MPRIVSKFCSVFAITLATILQFNGSALAAAEMQLLGKTSAPIGYVGFCKDNPRDCGQYTRRDLVVKLTKPTLNQLNTVNRTINAAVEPATDMDIYGVVERWAYPALKGDCEDYVLLKRRTLIQDGWPASALLVTVVRDEVGDGHAVLTVRTNRGDLILDNKTDVIRLWSDTDYHYVKRQSSEIQNAWDMISDNRAVEVGSIRR from the coding sequence ATGCCGCGTATCGTTTCGAAGTTTTGCTCCGTTTTTGCCATCACACTCGCAACAATACTTCAGTTCAATGGCAGTGCTCTTGCCGCCGCTGAAATGCAGTTGCTTGGCAAGACGTCGGCGCCGATCGGTTATGTCGGGTTCTGCAAGGACAATCCGCGCGACTGCGGACAGTACACTCGCCGCGATCTTGTGGTGAAGCTGACCAAGCCGACGCTGAACCAGCTCAATACGGTGAACAGGACCATCAATGCGGCCGTCGAACCGGCCACGGACATGGATATCTACGGCGTCGTCGAGCGCTGGGCCTATCCGGCGTTGAAGGGCGACTGCGAGGACTATGTCCTGCTGAAGCGCCGCACGCTCATTCAGGACGGATGGCCGGCAAGTGCATTGCTCGTCACCGTCGTGCGCGACGAGGTCGGCGATGGCCACGCCGTGCTCACCGTGCGCACTAACCGCGGCGATCTCATCCTCGACAACAAGACGGACGTCATCCGGCTCTGGTCGGACACCGACTATCACTATGTCAAACGCCAGTCGTCCGAAATCCAGAACGCCTGGGACATGATCAGCGACAACCGCGCCGTGGAAGTCGGCAGTATCCGCCGCTGA